In a single window of the Nicotiana tomentosiformis chromosome 10, ASM39032v3, whole genome shotgun sequence genome:
- the LOC104102851 gene encoding glutathione S-transferase U17-like has product MAGNDVKVLGAWPSPYVMRPRIALNIKSVAYDILEEQFGSKSELLLKSNPVYKKIPVLIHDGKPISESLIIVQYIDEVWNSGPSILPSDPYDRAIARFWATYIDDKWFPAMRGIAAAQGEDAQKAAMEPVVEGLVLLEDAFKSCSKGKKFFGGNKIGYLDIALGCFLGWMRVTEKMNNIKLLDEAKTPGLYKWAEDFCADSAVKDVMPATDKLAEAAKVILAKSRAQASS; this is encoded by the exons ATGGCTGGAAATGATGTGAAAGTATTAGGAGCATGGCCTAGTCCATATGTTATGAGGCCCCGTATTGCTCTTAACATCAAATCTGTGGCCTATGATATTTTGGAGGAACAATTTGGTTCTAAAAGTGAACTTCTCCTTAAATCAAACCCAGTTTACAAGAAAATCCCAGTTCTAATTCATGACGGAAAGCCCAtttctgaatctctcattatTGTTCAGTATATTGATGAAGTTTGGAATTCTGGTCCCTCTATTCTCCCTTCTGATCCTTATGATCGTGCTATTGCTCGCTTTTGGGCCACTTATATCGACGATAAG TGGTTTCCAGCGATGCGTGGCATAGCGGCAGCCCAAGGGGAGGATGCACAAAAGGCAGCAATGGAACCGGTGGTGGAAGGCCTGGTGTTATTGGAAGATGCCTTCAAGAGTTGCAGCAAAGGCAAGAAGTTCTTTGGTGGAAACAAAATCGGATACTTGGACATTGCCCTTGGCTGCTTCTTGGGTTGGATGAGGGTGACTGAGAAAATGAACAACATAAAGCTGCTTGATGAAGCCAAGACTCCAGGTTTATACAAATGGGCTGAAGATTTTTGTGCAGATAGTGCTGTCAAAGATGTCATGCCTGCAACTGATAAGCTTGCTGAGGCTGCTAAGGTCATTCTGGCCAAAAGTAGAGCCCAAGCATCTAGCTAA